The window TTTGCCCCAAAAAAGCGGGCTGCCACCCTGGGACGCTGACGTGCCGCATCGCTGGAGGGGCTGAATGGCTGCTCAGGGGGAAAAGGCTGCTCGAGAACCCAATCTTCTCCGATTAACAAGAATTCACCCGATCACTGACAATACGAAAGCGCTGCCCATGACATTCCTTCAAACACAGTGTTCCTTGACCCGCTTCTCTGCCGCATTTTCCTCGGTCGCTGCGGTGTTGATGGCTTTTGCCAGCAATCCTGCTTGCGTCGCTGACGATTGGCCAGGATGGATGGGAGCCCAACGAGATGGAGTCTACCACGAAACAGGAATCGTTGAGACGATCCCAGCGGCAGGATTGAAGGTCAAGTGGCGGACGCCAATCCACGGCGGCTATGCGGGGCCTGCGGTCGCCAACGGCCACGTTTACGTGTTTGACTACAAAAAGGAATCGGGCGAAGCTTTCAATGACCCTGGGAAACGGGCGAATCTGAATGGAAAAGAACGGCTCTTGGTACTCGATGAAGCCACGGGCAAGATGATTTGGAAGTTTGAATACGATTGCCCCTACAGCATCTCGTACCCGGCGGGCCCTCGTTGTACGCCGACGGTCGACGGAGACCGCGTCTACATTCTCGGCAGCGAGGGGGACCTCCACTGCCTCAAGACCGCCGATGGTGAATTGGTTTGGCAGCGATCCTTTAAGGATGACTTCTCGGCCGAGGTTCCTGTTTGGGGATTCGCTGGCCATCCGCTCGTGGAGGGAGATACGCTTTACTGTATGGTCGGCGGCGACGGCCAGGGTGTCGTCGCATTTGACAAGAACACCGGCGCCGTCAAATGGAAGTCACTCAACGCAAAGGCGGGCTATTGCCCTCCCTCGATGATCCACTTTGCCAACACCACGCAATTAATCGTCTTTCACCCCGATGCGGTGGTCAGTTTGAATCCCAGCGATGGATCGCAGTATTGGGAGGTTCCCTTGAAACCGCTGTATGAGATGTCGATCGCCAGGCCGATGATTGAAGGGGATCGGATGTACGCGAGCGGCATCTATACCGAAGGGGTGATGCTGAAACTCGATGCCGATCAACCGAGGGTCGAAGAATTGTGGCGAGGCGAGCCGAAACAATCGGTCTACGCATGCAACAGCACTCCAATCATCGTCGATGGAATCCTATATGGCGTCGACACGGGAACGGGGAAATTGATCGCGGTGGATTCAAAGGATGGTTCGCGGTTGTGGGAAACGCTCGATGCGACCCATTTGGGTGAAACGCGTTTTCTCAAGCAGGCGACGGCTTTCTTGACTCGGGTTGGTGATACGGATCGCTACTTGTTGATGAGTGAGATTGGCGACCTGATTCTTGCCCGATTGACCAAGGACGCGTATGAAGAGCGAGGCCGATTTCATGTGCTCGAACCGACGGGCGAGGCAGCTGGACGCGACGTGGTGTGGAGCCATCCGGCTTATGCCAATCGCACCGCGTATGCAAGAAACGACAAAGAGATTGTTGCAGTCGATTTAGCGGATCCCTCCAAATAACAGACCGTCCTGTTTGGCTGCGAAGCCCTCGGGCCAAGGCTCGTCGGTTTTGCTACAATCGCCACAGACCATGAAGGAGCCGCTTCTTCCTGTTTGCAGTCATCAAAGGAAACGTAACGCTATGTTTGGACGATGGGTCGAAATCGAATTTGATTGCTTGCCGCTGCGCAGCGTTCCCCGCATGGACGCCCCAATTGACGCATCTCCCAGGTACCAGCAGTTTGTGCAGAGAATCAAAGCAGCGATGGCCAAGCATGGGTCTCATAACACCTATTACTTGCATCGCGGGAAATGCCGATATTACTTGACCAACGATCCTCAGATCGGCATGGTTGAGTTTGCCTTTGAGGGATCGGTGATGACGGGAGAAAAGGATCTGAAGACCAAGGCGCTGGAGCTGTCGGTTGAACTGAGTGGTGAAACCTGTGCATGGTTGACCGAACCGATGGTCGAATTGCTGGCTCAGAGTGCCGAGCGGGCGGTCATGGTCGAATTTGACCGGTACATCGAGGCCGGCGACTTGCAGAAGACCGAAGAGCGGATCAAGGCGATCCAAGAACAAAGTGATGCCGAAGGTGGTTTTTTGGGCATGTACTTGTAGCCTCCGATCGACCTGGCAAAGCGTTTGCTGCTTTGCCGATTGCTGGGTATC is drawn from Novipirellula artificiosorum and contains these coding sequences:
- a CDS encoding PQQ-binding-like beta-propeller repeat protein, translated to MTFLQTQCSLTRFSAAFSSVAAVLMAFASNPACVADDWPGWMGAQRDGVYHETGIVETIPAAGLKVKWRTPIHGGYAGPAVANGHVYVFDYKKESGEAFNDPGKRANLNGKERLLVLDEATGKMIWKFEYDCPYSISYPAGPRCTPTVDGDRVYILGSEGDLHCLKTADGELVWQRSFKDDFSAEVPVWGFAGHPLVEGDTLYCMVGGDGQGVVAFDKNTGAVKWKSLNAKAGYCPPSMIHFANTTQLIVFHPDAVVSLNPSDGSQYWEVPLKPLYEMSIARPMIEGDRMYASGIYTEGVMLKLDADQPRVEELWRGEPKQSVYACNSTPIIVDGILYGVDTGTGKLIAVDSKDGSRLWETLDATHLGETRFLKQATAFLTRVGDTDRYLLMSEIGDLILARLTKDAYEERGRFHVLEPTGEAAGRDVVWSHPAYANRTAYARNDKEIVAVDLADPSK